TTCCAGGACGTCTCGGCTCACATTCAACCCGAGACCGTTCACATTCGCGGTCTCGATGATGCCGATGCACTTTCCGTACTCGAACAGAACTACCGCTACGATCTGCTGAGCCCGCAGAAGCTGCTCGAAAAGTACGTCGGCAAGCAGATCAAGGTGTACCGCTACAACGAGAAGACGGGAACCGAGGAACCCTTCGACGCCAAGGTGCTGGCTGTAGAGAAGGGGACGGTTCTCGAGATCAACGGAGAAGTGACCTACGATTTTCCCGGGCGCTTCGCGTTCCCAGAAGTGCCGAAGAACCTGTTGGCCAAACCCACCCTGGTTTGGCTCCTGCAAAGCGGTGCGCCTCGGCAGCGGGTCGAGGTTTCCTACATCACCCAAAACCTGAATTGGGTATCCGACTACGTGTTGACGGTGGACGACCAAGACGCTCGAGGCGACCTCACCGGCTGGGTGACGCTGACCAACGGCAGCGGCACGAGCTACGAAAACGCCGAGCTCAAGCTGGTGGCGGGGGACGTTCAGCGCGTTCAGGAGAAAATGCGGCAAGAAATGGCCGTTCCCATGGACGCGGAGGAAGCAGGAGCCGACGAGGACCACGGCTTCAGCGAAGAAGGCTTCTTCGAGTACCACCTCTACACCTTGGGCCGCCCGACGGACCTTCTCGACAAAGAGCAGAAGCAGGTGACGCTGCTGGAAGCCCGAGGCATCGGCATCGAGAAGAAGCTGATCTTCTTCGGCGCGTCGCACTTCTACCGCGGCAGCTACGGTCAGGTGGTCCAAAACCAGAAGATCGGCGTGTTTCTCGACATCGACAACAGCGAGAAGAACCGCATGGGCATGCCGCTGCCCCAAGGCACGGTACGCGTCTACAAGGCCGACAAGTCCGGCGCCAAGCAATTCATCGGCGAAGATCGCATCGACCACACACCACGAGACGAGGAGATCCGCATCAAGATGGGCGAGGCCTTCGACGTCGTCGGTGACCGCAAGCAAACGAACTGGCGCACCCTAGGCATGTGCGCTTCCGAGAGCAGCTGGGAGATCGAACTCCGCAATCACAAGGACGATGCCGTGACCGTGGAGGTCGTGGAACCCATCGCTGGCGAGTGGGAAATCGTTCAGGAGAGCCATCGTCACAAGAAAGAAGACTCCAAGACCTTCAAATTCGATGTGGGCGTTCCCGCTCGCGGCAAGTCGCTGTTGACCTATCGAGTTCGCGTACGGTGGTGTTGAAATGAACTGGAACAAACTGCGCTCTTCTGTCTTCGTCTCCTGTCTCGCCCTGACCACGGGCGTGGCTCTGGCTGCACCGAGCAAGAAGTCCTCGGGTGCGACGGACCGCAAGGAGGTCAGCATCACCGTCTACAACCAGGACTTCGGCCTGGTGCGTGAGGTTCGAGAGTTGGACCTTGGCACGGGGCAAGTGGCCCTGGCCTTCAAGGACGTGGCTTCGCAGATTCAACCCGAAACGGTTTCGATCAAGGCGGCCGGCGGGGGCCTGAACGTGCTCGAGCAAAACTACCGCTTCGATCTGCTGACGCCGGCGAAGCTGCTGGAGAAGCACGTCGGCAAGCGGGTGAAGCTGCACCGCTACAACGAGCGACTGGGCAAGGAAGAAAACTTCGATGCAGAGCTCCTCAGCGTGGCCGAGGGGTCGCCCGTGTACAAGATCGGGAACGAGATCACCTACGGCTTTCCCGGGCGTGTGAGCTTCCCCGGCGTCCCCGACAACTTGATGAGCAAGCCGACCCTGGTGTGGCTATTGGACAGCAAGCGCGCCAAGCAACGCGTGGAGGTCACCTACTTGACCCGCGCCATGACCTGGAAGGCCGACTACGTATTCGTGATCAACGACAAGGACACTTTGGGTGACTTGACGGGCTGGGTCACCCTGAACAATCGCTCGGGCGCGAGCTACGATGGCGCACGCTTGAAGCTGGTGGCGGGGGACGTCCAGCGCGTGAGCACTGGGAACATGCGGCTACCGCGTAGCGCCCCGGCGCCCCAGGGCGGGTCGGGCGCCCGCTTTCAAGAAGAGAGCTTCTTCGAGTACCACCTCTACAGCTTGGCGCAGCCCACGGACGTGCTCGAGAACGAGCAGAAGCAAGTGACGCTGCTGGAAGCGCAGAACGCCAAGGTGCAGAAGAAGCTGATCTACTACGGTCAGCAGTACTGGTATCGCGGACGCTACGGCGAAGTGCAGAAGAACCAGAAGGTCGGGGTGTACCTGGATCTCGAGAACACCAAGCCCAATGGCCTGGGCATCCCGCTACCGAAGGGCGTCGTGCGCGTCTACAAAGCCGACAAGAGCGGAGCCAAGCAGTTCATCGGCGAAGATCACATCGATCACACGCCCCGCGACGAGCGAGTGCGAATCAAGATGGGTGAAGCCTTCGATATCGTCGGTGACCGCAAGCAGATGGCTTGGCGGACGTTGGGCAGTTGCGTCTCCGAAAGCGAATGGGAGATCGAACTCCGCAATCACAAGGACACCGCCGAACAGGTAGAGATATTCGAACCCATTGGGGGCGACTGGACCGTCCTCGACTCCACCCACCCGCACAGGAAGAAGGACGCCTTCACCTTCACCTTCGACGTGAAGGTGCCGGCGCGGGGCAAGACGAAGATCAAGTACCGCGTGCGCGTGCGTTGGTGCTAGGGCGCGAAGCTTCGCTGCCAACGCTCCGACGCCGGCGCGATGCCGTCCTTCCCCACTCACGCCGCATCAACAGCCGAACACCTTCCATTCGTAGATGACCGCAGCACGGTCGATCAATTGAGGCTTGATCGAGTAGAGCCTCAGCTGAGTCGTGATCACCTCCGTGGGGAAGGTGAAGGTGCGAATGGCTCCGCTGCCCTGTAGGCTGCCCGCGGTCACCCAGGCATTGCCGTCCCACCATTGCACCGTGGCCGACGCGAGGGCCACCGCGGTCCCCGAGCAGGCGTTGCCGGTCTCGACCTCGATGCGCTTGATCGTCTGCGGCGTGGACCAAGTGTAGGTCGAGTAGCCCAGGGAGCCAAAAGCTACGCCGAGCCAGTGCCACTTCTCGGTCGCGCAATCCAGGTAGCCTTTGCCGTCCTGCATGCGTGAAGGACCGTATCCGTATTGCTCCTCGCCCACCTGCTTGGCCGTGCTGACCGCCGTCGCCGTGGGTGCCAGGTTCTTGGTCGGATCGCAGCTTTGAACGCAGGCTCCGCCCTCACAGTGGCTGTCGGCAGAGCACCCGTGGTTGCAGCCCCCGCAGTGCGCATCATCGCTCATTGGGTCCACGCAGCTGCCGGCGCAGGACTCGAGGCCCGTCGCGCAGGCAACCTGACAGACGCCCTGAAAGCAGTCCCCGCTCACACACTTCTTCCCGCAGGCTCCGCAGTGGTTGGCATCCGCAGCGAGATCCACGCAGGCGCCCTCACATTCGACCAGACCTGGCGCGCAGGCCGCGTCGCTGCATTTGCCCTGACTGCAGCTGCCGCCTGGGCCACACGAATACCCGCACGCACCGCAGTGCCAGGGATTGACCGACAAGTCGACACAGGCTCCGGCGCACGAGCTCAGCGCACCAGAGCATAGCGCGACGCACTGCCCCGCCTCGCAAGTCTCGTTGACACCGCAGATGAATCCACACGCGCCACAGTTCGCCGCGTCGACCTGGACATCGACGCATTCGTCATCGCACGCCCGCAGCGGCGGCGAACACGCGGCGACGCACTGCCCGCCTTTGCACGCCTGCCCCGGCACGCAAGCATGACCGCACCCTCCGCAGTTGAGCGAGTCCGTTGTGATTTCCGCGCACCCGTCGGCGCAACTCGCCTGCTCGCCGTCGCACACGGCCTGGCATTGGCCGCCGGCACAAGTCGTCGCCTCAGGACACGTCCGACCGCACTGCCCACAATTGTTCGGATCTGAATCGAGGGACACGCACGCCTCGCCACACATGTCCTTCGCGCACTGCTGAAGGATCGGTGTGGCCTCCCCGCCGATGTCGTCTTCGGGCTGGGCGCAGGCCGCAGCAGCAAGAAGAGTGAATCCCAGAGCGAAATCGCGCGCGCGCCGTGCCATGCGGATGACGAGTGCAAGGGCCATTCCAGTAAAGCTGGAAACGACAATCGCGGGATCATCGCGTTTGGCGGACCTCGCGAGACACGGCGGTCGGGCGCAGCCGACCACTGCGCGGTCCGCACCAGCGTACCGGTGCGAAATGCTGCGGTGCTTTGCCGCGCTGGCCGGCCCGAGTCTACGCTGACCGCACCTTGCGGATCGTAGTTGCAGTGACATTGCTGACGCTAGCGGGTTGCGCTGCGCCCATGCAGCGCGCGCGACTGTCTCCCAGGGAGGCGCCCTCCCCCCGCGAGGATGAAGCGGCGAGGCGCGATCGCGAGGCGGCGTGCGCCGCGGACACCGCTCTCTTCTTTCCGGGTCTGGGGCATGTGTGCCAAGGGCGTACGGCTGAGGCCGCAACGCTGATGTCCCTCGGCGCCGCCGAGCTGGGGACTGCCGTAGCCGTCGCGGTGCATCGCGATGAAGGCCTCGACGGCTTCTCCCATCCCGCGGCGGCCGTGCCCTTGGTCGGCTTTCAGAACGTCTACCTGTACAGCTGGGCCGACGCGAAATTCCAGGAGGACCGCGCACGCCACCTTCCCTACGTGCCCCAAGACACGATGGCGGAGCTCGCCTACGCACCCTTCAATCCGAGCGTGCTGAGCGAGCCGGACGTCTGGGCCATCACTCTCGTGAGCCTCGCCGCAGGCATCGGACTCTCCGGTTTGGTGGACGAGTCCCTCTCGACGGACGACGTGGGAGACGAACCGAACCTGTTCGGCAAGCGACTTCGACCCGGCATTGGCTACCCCTTGGCGGGACTCACTGGGGTCGGGCTGTTCGAGCACGTTGCCCTAGGCGAAGAGTCCATCTTCCGTGGCACGATCCAGTCCGAGATGGCGCGCCAGGCCGACGAGGACAGCGCCTGGGTTGCCAGCTCCCTGGTGTTCGGCTTCGCCCACGCGCCCAATGCACTCGCGCTAGAGCCGGGAGATCGCGTGGCCTATCTCGCCTTCGGTGTCCCCTTCATCACCGTGCTCGGAAGCAGCCTCGGCCTTTCCTACCGCCTCCACGACTACAGCTTGGCCGCGCCCGTTGCGATCCACTTCTGGTACGACTTCCTGCTGAGCGCCACCTTCTTCGCCCTGCATCCCCAAGACTCACCCCTCTCCGCCCGCGTATCCTTCGCGTTCTGAAGACGACTCCACAAGCGGCTCGCAGCTCTCGCCAGCAAGTGCGACAATGTCGAGGGTCATGCGCTTCCCGCTATTGCTAGCCTTCACCGTCGCCGCTACCACGAGCTGCTCGAAACCAAAGCCGCCCAAGATCACGCCACACGCTGCCAAGATCGTCAGCGTGTCCGCAACGGGACTCAAGCTTGGCTGCGAGCTGGACGTGGAGAATCCGAACTCCTTTCCGATCGTCGTGCGGCGGGTGAATGGAAAGCTGCTGGTCGGCTCCGGCGTCGAGATCGGGACCGCCGAAGTGAAAGGAACCACCCGAGTGGGCGGAGGTAAGACCGAGCGCGTGCCGAGCGAATTCGACGTCGCTTGGACGAACCTCGGTGCCCTCGCAGCCCTGGGCTCGACGCCCAAGATGCCCTACACCTTCGAGGGCCTGGCAAACGTCGGCACCGACGATTGGAACCTGGATATTCCCTTTCGCCTGAAGGGCGAGCTGACGCGTGCTCAGCTGGTAGCCGCCGGACTCCGCGGGTTCACGATGCCATCCATTCCCGGCATCTCGCCCACGCCATGAGCTCGAACAACCTCAGCTCACGTCGCGCGCGCGCTTGATGGCAGCGGCCAGCTCATTCTCGAACTGTTGGCGCGTATGGTAGCCCTTGATTACGCCGCCCAAGGCCAGGCTCACCATCGTCAATCCCATCTTCGTCAGACGCGATCGAACCAACATGTGTTGGGGGGTACTGCGCGCACTACTGAAGGAGGACACACATGAGCAAACAAATCGGACGCCGCGCTCTACTTGCCGGAGCCGCCGCTGCCAGCGTCGTCGCGTTCAGCCCCCGCGACCGTTCTTGGATCACGATAGCTCATGCGAAAGGCGGTGGTTCACCCATCCCGAAGCTGGATGGAGAGCTGAGCGTCGACCCCGCGGCATTGGCCGAAGCGGCGGACGATCATGGTCACATCATTTCACGAACCCCGATCGCAGTGCTGCGACCTGGTTCGATCAAGGACATCCGCAAGATGGTGAAGTACGCGAACCAGCATGGCATCAAGGTCGCCATGCGGGGACAAGGTCACTCCACGCACGGACAGGCTCAAGTGAACGGCGGTATCGTCATCGACTCGCGAACCCTGAGCACCATCCACTCGATCCATGCCGGGGGCTCCTGCGGGGCGCGGGCGGAAGTCGACGCGGGGGTGACGTGGAGTGAGCTGGTCGCGCAGACCGTAGCGCAAGGACTCACCCCACCAGTTCTCACCGACTACCTGGACCTTTCCATCGGCGGGACGCTCTCCGTTGGTGGCATCGGAGGCGTGGCCCATCGCGCTGGCGTGCAGATCGACAACGTTTCGGAACTCGAAGTCGTAACCGGCGAGGGCAAACACGTCCTTTGCTCGGCGCACAAACGCTCCGATCTTTTTCACGCGGTCCTGGGTGGGCTGGGCCAGTACGGCATCATCGTGCGGGCCACGGTGGACCTCGAACCTGCAGAGCAGAGCGCTCGCGTCTACCAGCTGTTCTACACCGACATCAATCAGTTCATCGCCGATCAGGTCACGTGTGCCAACGATGAACGCTTCAGCTATTTGGAAGGGCAGGTCCAGCCCAACGGCATGGGAGGCTTCCAATACATGATCGAGGGCGCGGTCTGGTACTCGGCACCCAACACGCCCAACGACGCGGCCCTCACGGCTGGACTCTCCTTCGCCAGCTCGGCCATCCAGGACCAGGGCTACGAGCAATGGTTGCGGCGCATCGAGCCCGTAGTGGAGTTCTTGAAGCTCATCGGCGTCTGGGGCTTCCCCCATCCGTGGTTCGATCTGTTCCTGCCGGCCAGCCAAGCGGCGAACATCGCCACCACGGCCCTGGCCAGCGTGCCCCCAGACAGTCAGGACCCGATCCTGTTCTACGCCTTCAAGGCGAGCCGCCTGAGCCGGCCTCTGTTTCGAGTTCCCAACGAGGAGTTCATCTTCTTGTTCGACATCCTGCGAACCGCACCCCGAGGTCGTAGGCGTCGACGAACAGCTGAATCTTTGGTGCCTGCCTCAGCGCCCGATCACTGTGCTGCACGACGTGCTCTGCAAATTCTGCGGCGAGGAACCCCGTCTCCCTGAAGACCACCAAGCCAGGCGCAGGATGGACAATTCGCAGCTCCCCTCGCTCCGACTTCCAAGCCTCCTCGCCGTTGGGCGTGTCCATTCGCTCGAGCATCACCGATCTATTCCGGGATCGGCGCCGGGGCGCAAGCGCTATCGGCGCACATGTGGTGGGAAGTGCGAGCTTTCCGCCCAGTTACGCAGATTGACGGGGAAGCCAGATGTCAAGACACTCGTAGGTTAGAGAGTTGCGTATGTGCCTTTGACTCGTACTGTTGCCAGTTCGACTGGGACTCAACCTGCGTCTCCGACGTGAGCCGACGCTCGTCGTGCTGCATCCTGGCGTCGAGTGGACGAGACAGCAGCTGCCGCTGCCTGTCCCCCCGCCCGTGCCGCCGCCACACGCGATCGCATAGTCCGAACAGCAATCCCCAGCGGTGGTGCAGTAGCTGTCGCAATAGCAGGTCTGTACGGTTGCGGCGCCTGCTGATTCGATTGACAACTTGTCAGGCGCTTGGCCTAGCGGTGGCGTGCAAGGACAGCTTGGCGCCGTTCGAGCTAGCGAAATGGGTCTTTGCACTGGATTTCGCGCTGGCACACGGCTTGCTGGTTCCTACGGTGTCCAATGCGCGAATCACGACGAAAGCAACGAGGCGTCACCGCCGTGGAACTGGGCGCGGCCCTTGCCGCAATTGCGCTCTTTGGCGCGGGCGCCAGCTGGCTGGTGTCCTCCAGCCAGGCGCGGCACGACTCCGACGCAGCCGTCGTTCATGCCCAGCAATTGCTGAAAGCGGCGGAGACCTGGCGCGACACGAGCGGCAGCAGTGGTTGCCCCACCGTTTCTCAGCTCAGACACGAACGCTTTCTCACGTCGGACGCCGAAGTCGACGACCCTTGGGGCAACCGCTACCGCATACAGTGTGCTGACGACTCCCTGGAAGTGCGCTCCGTCGGGAAGGACGGGGTCGCCGGAACCGCAGATGATGTCCAAGTCCCCGAGGCGCGCTCGCGAAGCTGAGACTCAGGCGGCCGCGGGCACGGTGCGGTGGGGCGCCCGAGCCGGGGGTGCGCTGAGCATCGCCATGGCCAAGTAGGGTTGCGCGAGCGGCACCAGATCGATCTCGGGATCGAGCTGTTTGCCCAATCCCTCCGCCACCAGCAGCGCGATGTTCACTACCGTGAACGCTGGGTCGATCTGCACGTGGTGCTTGCGCAGCACGTTCATCATTCCGCTCACGGCAGCGCTGATCTCCACTTCGCCCAGGCGCTTCCCGTACAGACTGTCCAGGTGTCGCTTCACGTCTGCGCAGAAAGCCGCATAGTCCGTGTTGCCGACGGTGGGAGCGTAGGTGAAGAAGAGCCGGGCGGCCGTCTCGCCATCCCGTTGTGACAAGGCGATGAAGGTCTCCACCCAGGGCCGCAACAGCTCCTGCGGGATCTCGCTGACCATCCCGAGGTCGATCAGCACCACTCGATCGTCTCCGGTCAAGATGATGTTGCCCGGGTGCAAGTCGGCGTGGACGAAACCATCGTTGAAGATCATCTTCAACACCGCCTCGCCTCCCGTGCGAGCGAGCTTGGCGCGATCGCCTCCGACTTTCTCGGGTTGGGTCGCCTTGACGCCCTCGACGAAGTCCATCACCAGCACCCGAGGCGTGCACAGTTCCTCCACCAAGCCTGGAACATCCACGTTCGGAACATCCGCGAAGGCAGTGGCAAAGCGGCGGTTGTTGCGCGCCTCTTGGGTAAAATCCAGTTGTCCGGTGAGGGCATGGCCAAACCGCTCCACCGAGCCCGGCAGACTCAGCATGCGTATGCTCGGAATGCGATCGAGTAGGCGCGCCCAGAAACCAAGAATCAGCAAATCTCGCTCAATCTGAGAGCGAGCTTCCGGGCGCTGCACCTTGACCGCAACCGAACGCCCATCCGAGAGTCGTGCGCGGTGTACCTGCGCGACAGACGCCGCGGCCACGGGCGTCTCCTCGAACTCCGACAAGCGACTGGGCCACTCGTCATCGAGTTCCGAGGCGAGCACGGCTCGCACACGCTCGAAGCGCAACGGTGGGACGTCGTCCTGCAACCGGCTCAACTCCTGAATGACGCCCGGCGGAAGCAAGTCAGGACGAGTGCTCAGGATCTGGCCAAACTTGATGAAGGTGGCTCCCAAGTGCGACAGCAGTCGGGCCAAGTAGCGTCCCAGCAGCTGCTCTTTCTCATCGACACTCCCACCCATGAGAAAAAGCCGTCGCACGCACCAGGCGGCGATCATCCATGCGCTGATGACGACGATGTGGAGAAAGCGAATGCCAAGAACGACCCAGCGCATCGGCCTGCGCCTCTATAGCGCCTCTTCGACGCGGGCTCCCTGGGATTTCTTCTTCATTTGACCGGCGGCGTACCAGGCAAGACCCGCCCCCAAGGTGAGAATCACGAGAAAGACCATCCACGGCGGCGCTCGCTCTTTGCGATGGGTCATGGACTGCTTCGCCAAGTGGAACGACGAAACCTGCAAGCTGACGGGCCCTTCGGGGGCGGTGACGGCCAACGGCGCCGCGCGTTCCTTGATCACCGCCTCCAAGGCCACACGGCGCTGGTCGAGGATGACCCGGGGTGTTCCCTGGAACACCACCCAATATCGGGGGCTGCTAGCGTCCTCGGAGCGGATGACTTGCAGGGCGGCTGGCACTGCCTCCCGCAGCAGGATCGGCAGCGGCCTGGTGTGGTAGGGGTGGCCGCCTCCGCGGCACGAGATCGTCTCCGTGTTTCCCAGCTCCACTGCGGGCAGGGCCGCGCCGCAGTGACACACGGGGTCGCCGACCAGCAAGGTCGACTCGGCGGCTCCAGCCGAAGACTGCAGCTCGAAGCGCTCTTCGCTGCCCGGCTCGGCTTCGAAACTGACCATGTCCGCGCGCTCCAGCACTTCGAGCCACAGTTGGCTCGGGACCTCGCTCCGCTCTCCACAGCTGCATTCCGCCGGGCGGTCGAAGCCAATTGCTGGTGCTGGCCTCCCGCATGCACTGCAACGAAGGCTGAGCGTCATCCCAACGTACCGCGGCTGAATGGCACGCGGTTGAGGCCCCATGTCCGCATGCTAGCGCGAACGTCGCGAACAAGGGGAGGCTCGTCCCGTGGTTTCAGGCCCGGTGGATGTTTGCGGCGGGGGCGGATCCCGGCCCGAGTTCGAGTGACGCTGACGCCACCCTGAGCTCAGAGCGCGTGGCGACGCCGGCTCAGCGCAACCCCGAGTCCGCCCGCCGCGACGCCGGCCAGCACCAGCCCGGCGCATGGCGCGGCCAGCTCGCCAAAGGAGAAGGCACGAAAGTACGCGCCTTCCAGCACGACAATCCCCCATTTGACTGGGCTCACGTTGCTGACTACCCGAAGCCCATCGGGGAGGGCCGATAGCGGAACCATCGCTCCGCCGAGCATGGCCATCACGATCAGTGTGCCCCAGCCAGCGCCCGCAACGGCCGTCTCGCTGTCTCCCATCGCGCCGAACAGGAACGTGAGCCCGACGAAGCACACGGACGTGCTCACCAACGCCAACGCCAGCGCGACTCCGTCGTGAGCGCGAACACCGAGCAGCACGTGGGCGACGCCCACAAGCAACAGACACGCACCCACGCACGCGACGAACGCCGCCATGGCCTTGCCCGCAACGATGGACGCACGCGACACGGGCGCAGCGCGAAGTCTTGCTTCGGTACCCGCAGTTCGCTCCGCAGCGAGACTGACTGCGAAGGTGGCCGAGCATGCCAGCAAGCACCACAGCAGTGCAGCCGGGAAGGCAGACGCACGCCCTGGTGTGTTTCGCGCGTCCAACCGGCTGACGGTCAGACCTGCGTCTTGTCCCTCGACCGCGGGCTGCAAAGCTCGACGGACGCGCTCGGCCAGAGCAGCTCCCTCACTCATCCGGGTCGGGTCCACTACGAGTTCGAGTTTGGCGTCCGGAGAGACGACCATATAGGCGACGCTCTCGCCGCGGCGTACCGCAGCGTGAGCCTCGTCGCGGGTCTGCCGTAGCACCGTCAGCCCCGTGGCTCGCGCGAGCCCATCCACCACGCCGTCCGCCGTCCTGCTTTCGCCGACCACCAGCAGTGACAGCGCACGATCCTCCTGGCGAGCCGCCGAGGCCAAGACTTCGCCAAAGAGCAGAGCAAAACCCAGGGGGAAGACGAAGACCCAAAACAAGGCTACGCGGTCGCGCAGCAGTAGCCGCAGATCCTTGATCGCAACGAACCACGGCGTCATTCGTCCCTCAGCCGATGCCCAGTCAAGTTGAAGAACACCTGCTCCAAGCTAGGCGGATGAACAGCCAGCCGTCTTGCTCGAGATGCAACTCGCAGTGCCACTCCGGCGGCGTCCGCTGCAGTGGCCCGGTGCCATTCGACGTGGCCCGTCGGCCCTGACGTAACAGTGGGCTCAATCTCCGGCGCGACATCGAGCTGGGCCGTCACACGATACCCGCCTCCGTGGGCATCGAGCAGGTCCGGCAGCGGCGCGCAAGCCAGAACCCGGCCGTGATCCATGATCGCGATGCGCTCGCACAAACGCTCGGCCTCCTCCATGTAGTGGGTAGAGTAGAGAATCGAGTGCCCGTCCCGATGCAGGACGTCGAGGCAATCGAAGATGTGATTCCGCGATTGGGGGTCCACGCCAACCGTAGGCTCGTCGAGCAGCACGAGGATCGGGCGATGCACGACGGCGCATGCGACATTGAGGCGACGCTGCATGCCGCCCGAAAAGCTCGCCACGCGGTCGCGCCTCCGCGAGGTCAGCTGCGCCAGCTGCAACGCCCAGTCGACCTGCTGCCGTAGCTCACGGCCGCGCAGACCGTGCAGTCGCCCGAAGAATGTCAGGTTCTCCTCGGCGCTGAGCTTTGGGTAGAGGGCCAAGCGCTGAGGAGCGATACCGATGCGGGCCCGCACCGCCGCCGCAGAAGGGGCTCCGTGCCCATGCAACACGACCTGACCCTGTTGCGGGGCGATGGCACCGCTCAGCAGCGCCATCAGCGTGGACTTGCCAGCCCCGTTGGGGCCCAGCAACCCGAGGGTTTCCCCTCGTCGCAAGGAGAGCGTGATTCCGGCGAGCGCTCGACGATCCCCGTAGTGGTGCACGACCCCAGCGATTTCCAGAAGGGCTTCGCGTTGCGGTGGCACAGCGGGCAGCACGGGAGCCGCGCCGACATCGCACCCAGTCACTGCCAGCCCGATCATTATGTGGACATAATGGGTTGACGATCCACGTTTGTCCACTCATATCTTAGACGCACCTTGGACAATGGCTGAACAGTTCGACATATGCCTGGTCGGAGGCGGGCTGCAAAACTCGCTGATCTCGCTCGCCCTGGGCAAGCGGCAACCCGACCTGCGGGTGGCGCTCATAGAGCGAGGAGGGAGCGTTGGCGGCAACCACCTGTGGTGCTTCCACGCCGGAGACCTCAGCCCGGCCATGCAACAGGTCGTCGGTCCTGTCGTCCAGCGTCGATGGGATGGGTACGAAGTCCGATTCCCAGGCTGGCGCCGTCGCCTGGAAGAGCCCTATGCCG
The nucleotide sequence above comes from Polyangiaceae bacterium. Encoded proteins:
- a CDS encoding FAD-binding protein, whose translation is MSKQIGRRALLAGAAAASVVAFSPRDRSWITIAHAKGGGSPIPKLDGELSVDPAALAEAADDHGHIISRTPIAVLRPGSIKDIRKMVKYANQHGIKVAMRGQGHSTHGQAQVNGGIVIDSRTLSTIHSIHAGGSCGARAEVDAGVTWSELVAQTVAQGLTPPVLTDYLDLSIGGTLSVGGIGGVAHRAGVQIDNVSELEVVTGEGKHVLCSAHKRSDLFHAVLGGLGQYGIIVRATVDLEPAEQSARVYQLFYTDINQFIADQVTCANDERFSYLEGQVQPNGMGGFQYMIEGAVWYSAPNTPNDAALTAGLSFASSAIQDQGYEQWLRRIEPVVEFLKLIGVWGFPHPWFDLFLPASQAANIATTALASVPPDSQDPILFYAFKASRLSRPLFRVPNEEFIFLFDILRTAPRGRRRRRTAESLVPASAPDHCAARRALQILRRGTPSP
- a CDS encoding ABC transporter ATP-binding protein, with amino-acid sequence MIGLAVTGCDVGAAPVLPAVPPQREALLEIAGVVHHYGDRRALAGITLSLRRGETLGLLGPNGAGKSTLMALLSGAIAPQQGQVVLHGHGAPSAAAVRARIGIAPQRLALYPKLSAEENLTFFGRLHGLRGRELRQQVDWALQLAQLTSRRRDRVASFSGGMQRRLNVACAVVHRPILVLLDEPTVGVDPQSRNHIFDCLDVLHRDGHSILYSTHYMEEAERLCERIAIMDHGRVLACAPLPDLLDAHGGGYRVTAQLDVAPEIEPTVTSGPTGHVEWHRATAADAAGVALRVASRARRLAVHPPSLEQVFFNLTGHRLRDE
- a CDS encoding type II secretion system protein GspG, coding for MRESRRKQRGVTAVELGAALAAIALFGAGASWLVSSSQARHDSDAAVVHAQQLLKAAETWRDTSGSSGCPTVSQLRHERFLTSDAEVDDPWGNRYRIQCADDSLEVRSVGKDGVAGTADDVQVPEARSRS
- a CDS encoding LEA type 2 family protein; the protein is MRFPLLLAFTVAATTSCSKPKPPKITPHAAKIVSVSATGLKLGCELDVENPNSFPIVVRRVNGKLLVGSGVEIGTAEVKGTTRVGGGKTERVPSEFDVAWTNLGALAALGSTPKMPYTFEGLANVGTDDWNLDIPFRLKGELTRAQLVAAGLRGFTMPSIPGISPTP
- a CDS encoding AarF/UbiB family protein — protein: MRWVVLGIRFLHIVVISAWMIAAWCVRRLFLMGGSVDEKEQLLGRYLARLLSHLGATFIKFGQILSTRPDLLPPGVIQELSRLQDDVPPLRFERVRAVLASELDDEWPSRLSEFEETPVAAASVAQVHRARLSDGRSVAVKVQRPEARSQIERDLLILGFWARLLDRIPSIRMLSLPGSVERFGHALTGQLDFTQEARNNRRFATAFADVPNVDVPGLVEELCTPRVLVMDFVEGVKATQPEKVGGDRAKLARTGGEAVLKMIFNDGFVHADLHPGNIILTGDDRVVLIDLGMVSEIPQELLRPWVETFIALSQRDGETAARLFFTYAPTVGNTDYAAFCADVKRHLDSLYGKRLGEVEISAAVSGMMNVLRKHHVQIDPAFTVVNIALLVAEGLGKQLDPEIDLVPLAQPYLAMAMLSAPPARAPHRTVPAAA
- a CDS encoding DUF4139 domain-containing protein: MRHISLLKHVMFGAGVLLLSTACANKQPAKSTHPGPVSERDSSAKGREKIAITVYNQNFGLVREIRSVGLARGRVSLAFQDVSAHIQPETVHIRGLDDADALSVLEQNYRYDLLSPQKLLEKYVGKQIKVYRYNEKTGTEEPFDAKVLAVEKGTVLEINGEVTYDFPGRFAFPEVPKNLLAKPTLVWLLQSGAPRQRVEVSYITQNLNWVSDYVLTVDDQDARGDLTGWVTLTNGSGTSYENAELKLVAGDVQRVQEKMRQEMAVPMDAEEAGADEDHGFSEEGFFEYHLYTLGRPTDLLDKEQKQVTLLEARGIGIEKKLIFFGASHFYRGSYGQVVQNQKIGVFLDIDNSEKNRMGMPLPQGTVRVYKADKSGAKQFIGEDRIDHTPRDEEIRIKMGEAFDVVGDRKQTNWRTLGMCASESSWEIELRNHKDDAVTVEVVEPIAGEWEIVQESHRHKKEDSKTFKFDVGVPARGKSLLTYRVRVRWC
- a CDS encoding CPBP family intramembrane glutamic endopeptidase, whose amino-acid sequence is MQRARLSPREAPSPREDEAARRDREAACAADTALFFPGLGHVCQGRTAEAATLMSLGAAELGTAVAVAVHRDEGLDGFSHPAAAVPLVGFQNVYLYSWADAKFQEDRARHLPYVPQDTMAELAYAPFNPSVLSEPDVWAITLVSLAAGIGLSGLVDESLSTDDVGDEPNLFGKRLRPGIGYPLAGLTGVGLFEHVALGEESIFRGTIQSEMARQADEDSAWVASSLVFGFAHAPNALALEPGDRVAYLAFGVPFITVLGSSLGLSYRLHDYSLAAPVAIHFWYDFLLSATFFALHPQDSPLSARVSFAF
- a CDS encoding ABC transporter permease, whose amino-acid sequence is MTPWFVAIKDLRLLLRDRVALFWVFVFPLGFALLFGEVLASAARQEDRALSLLVVGESRTADGVVDGLARATGLTVLRQTRDEAHAAVRRGESVAYMVVSPDAKLELVVDPTRMSEGAALAERVRRALQPAVEGQDAGLTVSRLDARNTPGRASAFPAALLWCLLACSATFAVSLAAERTAGTEARLRAAPVSRASIVAGKAMAAFVACVGACLLLVGVAHVLLGVRAHDGVALALALVSTSVCFVGLTFLFGAMGDSETAVAGAGWGTLIVMAMLGGAMVPLSALPDGLRVVSNVSPVKWGIVVLEGAYFRAFSFGELAAPCAGLVLAGVAAGGLGVALSRRRHAL